CCAGTTGCCCGAAGCGCATTGACCATCACAATATTTTGCGTGCGTCCTGGTTCTAAAAAGATAGAGAGGAGAAACATCGGTAAAAGAAGATCTTGAACGATCGTATTTTCAGTAAAATTATCAACAATAAAATGGCGGGAGAGATAAAAGGCAATGACAACGCCAAGGGTGACAATCATCCCCATTCTTAAGCTTTTAAAGGTTCGAGAATATGCCGCATCAAAGGCTTTAGCTCCTACTAAATGACCTACAATAATCTCATTGCCAATACTAATAGAAATTCCAAAGAGCATCAGCATATAAGAGAGTTGAATGTAGATGTTATGCGCCGCTAAGCTCTGTTCACCCATCAAGCCAACAAAGGCTAACATTACTAACATTTGTCCTGACCAAGAGAGGTTTTCACCAGCTGAAGGTAATCCTATTTTGAGGATCTGTTGAATAATATTTTTTTTAAATTTAAAAAAGAGGGTGAAGTCGAGTTTAACCTTAATGCCATAAAAAAGAAGATAAAAGAGAAGGGAAACACCAATTAAACGCCCGACTACGGTTGACCAGGCAACGCCTTCAAGCCCAAGCTGTGGTAATCCAAAGAAGCCATAAAGTACGAGGATATTACCAAGAATAGTGACGATATTCATGATAAAGGAGACATACATCGGCACTTTTGAATGACCATAAACCCGTAAGCAAGATGCTAGAATAACCGCTAGTGCTTCAAATATTAAACAAAATCCAATGATATGGAAGTAGTTGTTACTCATCTCTAAAATATCATCAGGCGTGTTCATTAAGACTAATAATGAGCGACCAAAGAAGAAGATCATTAAAAAGCAGATAAGCCCTAAAAGAAAATTGAGCGCAATAGAAAGATGAATTGCTTTACGAGTCTCTTCGCGTTTTCCTGCGCCTAGATATTGTGCAACAACCACGCTACAACCAATGCCGATAAAGCTAAAGATAGTAACCGTGGTATCAAAAAACTGATTGCTTGCCGCTGTTGCTGCCACCATCTTTTGGGAGATATGGCTAATCATATAGGTATTAATAAGGAGTGTCACTAAGTGCAAAAGGATATCGATAAAGATCGGCCAACTCAGTGAAAAAAGTGATTTTTGTAATACAGGATTAGTGTTATTCATAAGAAAGTCATATCAACAATAGAGTAAGAATTTTAGAATATTTCAACTTAGAAATTGGCAGGCGGTGCTGCTGCTTTCTTAGAAGAAATCAGAAATTAACATACTGTTGCTGAAGTAAAAATTAAGATGGGTAAGAGGTAAGCCTAACTGTTGTTCCCGAATTATAAGAGAAATCATTAAGGCTTTATAGCTTTATTATTTTTTTTAGTAATGGCTTTTAGAAAAAGCGATATTTACCACTTTTTATGTTTAAATTGCGGATCTCTTGCTGCGCGGATTTGACGTGCTTTTTTAGGATCAATAATAAGCGGGCGATAGACTTCAATTCTATCACCATCTTTTAACAGATAATCATCTTCAACCTTAATATTAAACACCCCAAAAATGGGGTTTTCAATCTGTTTAACGGCCTTATGATAGAGTGCAAAAAAAGGGAGCGCTTCTTTCAATGTTATCCCTTCTTGAAACTTTTGGCTCTCAATAGGCTGCTTGTTAGGTAGTGCTAAAACAAACTCAATTGTGATGAAAGCACGTTGCCTAGCCGATGAATTTACCATAGCGAACCTTTGCTTGCGCACTAAATGCAGAAACCATGCTACCGGCAATATTTTCAAATATAGGGGTTAATAGAAGGCGAGCAGGGCCAAATGAGAAGTCAAAATCAATCATGAGATGAATTTCAGAGCCTCCTTCTGGTAGATCTACAAAATGCCATTCACCTCGTAGATGCTTAAAAGGTCCATCTATTAAATTGAGGGTGATTTTTTCATTCTCAACTAACGTATTACGCGTTGTAAACCATTTATTAAGTGGTCCTTTAGCAGTTAAAATAGAAGCTTCCATCATTGTTGGTGTGGATTTTAGAACTCTTGAGCCGCGGCACCAAGGTAGAAAGTTTGGGTATGAATCAACATCATTAACAAGTTGATACATCTGCTTTGCGCTAAAAGGTTCTGTTTGTGATCGGCGTATGATTGGCACAATATCCCTCAATAAACAAATTGATGTGTTGATCTTAAACGGATAACAATCACGCCTTTTCCAACACTAATACATCATAAAAAAAGCTACTCAAATTTGAGTAGCCTCATAGTATAACAAAAAACTTCCTAAATTCGCGTCTTATTGGTCAACATCTTTGAAAGATGATTGAGCGAGAAGTTGATTGTTGTGCTTTTACGAGCCTTGTAAGGCTGTAATGGCAATGGTATAGACAATGTCATCGACAAGTGCGCCGCGTGATAGATCATTAACTGGTTTAGCAAGGCCCTGTAGCATTGGGCCAATACAGACAACATTAGCACTACGTTGGACGGCTTTGTAGGTAATATTACCAGTATTTAAATCAGGGAAGATAAAGACTGTTGCTCGACCTGCAACTTTGCTATTAGGCGCTTTTTGTTTTCCAACACTTAGAACGCTTGCGGCATCAAATTGAAGAGGGCCGTCAATGAGTAGTTCTGGTGCTTTCTCTTTGGCAATTTCTGTTGCTTTGGCAACTTTTTCCACCTCTTCACCAGCGCCTGATGTCCCCGTTGAGTAAGAGAGCATTGCAACACGAGGTTCAATCCCAAATATTTTGGCTGATTCTGCTGATTGGATTGCAATATCGGCTAACTGTTCAGGTGTTGGGGTTGGATTAACGGCGCAGTCCCCATAAACATGAACCTGATCTTTCATTAACATAAAGAAGATGCTTGATACGAGTTTGGAATTTTTATCAGTACCAATGAGCTGAAAGGCAGGGCGAATAGTATCTGCTGTTGTATGGACGGCTCCTGAAACTAAGCCATCAACATCGCCAACGGCTAGCATCATGGTGCCAACTACAACGCTATCTTTTAAGGCTTCACGGGCAGTTTCTTCTGTAGCGCCTCTATGCGCGCGTCTTTCTACAAAGCCTGCTACATATTGTTCGGCAATATCTTTGGGATCTAATATTTCAATGCCGTGATCGGGAATAATAATATTATTATCTTTGGCAATGGTTTTAATTTTTGCTTTATCCCCTAATAGAACGCATCTTGCAATGCCTCGCTCAGCACAGATGGTTGCTGCACGCAAAGTACGTGGCTCTTCCCCTTCAGGAAGAACAATTCGACGATCTGCAGCTTGTGCGCTCTTAATAAGTTTGTAGCGAAATGCCGATGGTGGCATACGATTTGCACTAGGTTCTTTGAGTTGCTTTAGCAGTGATTGAATATCTAAATGTTGGGTAATAAAGCGAATAGCTTCTAGGTCATCGGTTAGCGCTTTATTTTCAGGAATGATTCCTAAAACTTCTAAAGATTTACAAAAATCTGTTTGGCAATAGGTGATAGTTTTTGCGATCGCTGAAGGATCTTTAACATGGTTAATAATGTAACCTGCAAGCCAGATATGTGACTCACTATAGATATAAGCATTTAAATCAAAGTGAGCTGCGACTTCTTCCGGGGTATTAGCAAGGGAGTTGCCGGCAAAGACAACGCCTGCACAAAGTGTGCGAGCGATATCTGCGTTTAGATCGTGGGTATAAGGGCGACTATTATTGTAAGTTAACCCTTCCACAACAACGACATCATGATTTTTCCCAGCTTCCGCAACGCGGCCGACAATATCTTCTAATAATTCATCATATTGATTAGAGCGAATGGCCTGATTGACAGCGCCTTCTAAAATAGGAAGGGGTGTTTCATCATTAAAGAGTTCTCGATAGAGTTTCTCTGAGCGATTATTATCTTCTCCGATGGGTCTAACGAATCCGACCTTGATGCCTGCTGCATTGAGTGCATCCACAAGGGCAAGAGAGATGGAGCTTAGGCTCTGAATATCACCCGTAGGTGCCACAAATAAAGTTTTCATAATGGTAACTCCTTATCAAAGAGAAGTATGTCAATGGATGAATCTTTGATGTTTAAAATGATAGTGCATGCTATCGATAGATAAATATATGAAAAAGATCTAAGGCGTGGTGAGGTTATACCTGATGTCAACGCGATTAGATCTTTTAGTAGATGATTGCGCGCGGCAATGAAGCTGATGAATATTGTAAAATCTGCGTCATCTAGTAATAAGGTGGCAGTGATATTGCATATCTCTGCCTTAATTCGCTTTTTTCTTTTTTAGCAAGGATTTCAAGGGTATCTTGGACAATCATGCCCTCCTCATCGGTGCAAACAACTAAAGCTTTACCAAAGCCGCTGCTTGTTGCGATAACGCCCTCTTTACCACCGGTACAAAAACTATTTGAAGGGTTGCTGAAGGTATATCCTAAGAAAGCGAGCTGGCTCATAATAAGCTCACGGATATAGACGGAATTTTCACCAATTCCGCCTGTAAATACGATAGCATCTAAACGCTGAAGAGCAGGAAGGTAAGAGGCGATGGTTTTTGATACGCGATAACCAAACATATCAAGCGCTAGTCGAGAGCGAACATGCCCCTCTTTCGCTTTTGATTCTAAAAGACGGCAATCATTAGAGACGCCGGAGATGCCGAGTAATCCACTTTTGAAGTTTAAGAGTTTATCAATTTCATAAATATCATAATCTAAACATTCAACGAGGTAAGGAATTAAGCCAGGATCTAATGAGCCTGAGCGAGTTCCCATCATTAGCCCTTCAAGCGGTGTTAAACCCATACTGGTATCAACAGATTTACCATGTTTAACCGCAGCCACTGAAGCGCCATTTCCAAGATGGCAGCTAATGATATTGAGTTTATCAAGCGGAATATCTAAGATGCGCGCCGTTCTTTCCGTAATATAGCGATGACTACTACCGTGGAAGCCATAGCGGCGGATATTATATTTTTCATAAATCTCAAGCGGAAGTCCATAAAGATATGCTTCTTCGGGCATTGTTTGGTGAAAGGCCGTATCAAAGACCGCAACGTGGGGGAGTGCTGGTAAAACTTCTTGCGCTGCTAAGATACCAATTAAGTTTGCAGGGTTATGGATCGGCGCAAGTGGCGCACATTTTTTGATAATCTCAATAACTTCAGGCGTGATTTCAACAGATTCTTGGAAGTATTCACCGCCATGAACAACACGATGGCCAACTGCGATGATATTTTTGGCAAATCCTTTTTGATCAAGATAGGCAAAAATCTCTTTAAAAGCGCCAAGGTGACTACTGTCTTTAAGTGCATCTGTTTTTTTGCCATCATGTTTGATAGTAAGAGATGCCTCTGGTGAATCGAGCTGCTCAGCGCCGCCACTAATAATCGTTTGGCGTTCTTTTGAGCTAATTAAAGCAAATTTAAGAGAGGAACTTCCGCAATTGATGACTAAAGCATACATACTGTTTAACTCCTATAAACATCTATCTTTGAGATGTTTTTATTGTTATTTATTGATGGTTTTGGGTCAGGGATATCAGAGTTTTTTCTTTTACATCTCCATTTGTAAAAGCTCTTTTAATATCCTTGTGCCTGAATTGTTTACGATATAAAAAATTCTTAAATTACCCCATTAGTTATATCACTCTTTTTAAGGAGTATGGGGAGAACTTTACTTGAGTTTGACTTATATAATATTTTTCCTAATTAAAAGGTGCTCACACTCTAAAAACTCTCATAAGGCTATTTTTAACCTTTTAAGTGTATTAAAGTCGCCGCTTTATTAAGTAAAATTATTATTTCATCCCCCTTAAAGTGATTGAAGGTTTTTTGCGTTGATTAATAATATATATCGCGGAAAAAATTAGTAAGCAACCTAATATGAATCTGACGGATAATGTTTCGGCTAAAAATAAAATGGTTAATATTGTGGCAAACATTGGCGTGAGGAAGAGAAATGCGGAGGTTTGCGCGGCGCCCCCTTTTTGAAGTGCTAAAAACCAGAGAGAAAAAGAACCTACTGATGCAGGAAAAATTAACCATAAAAAATTAAACCAGCCTAGTGTAGAGATATCAGAGAGCGAATAAGATTCTCCTAAAAGAGAAGAGATAAGATACAGCACAATGCCGCCAAAGAGCATTTGCCAACCTGCAAGGACAAAGGGGGGATTTTTAATAGCGAGAATTGTTTTGGTGGAAATGGTGCAAAGTGCCCAGCTAATAGCGCCTAAGAGCGCAAAGAACATGCCCAGAAAGCTTCCTTCTTTTTCGACATTAAGACATAGAAATACGCCGGCAATACCGAGTATTAATCCGAGAAGTCTTTGAAGGGTAAATCGATCGATCTTTATAAAATGGGCGAAAATTAATACCCAAAGAGGATTGGTAAAAAATAAGACTGAGGCTAATGCTGAATCGATGCGCCCAAGTGCTAGATTTAAAAAGCCCATGGCAGAGGCGGTTTGTAAAAGCCCAATCAAAAAGAGATTTAGAAATCCTCGGGAGATAGAAGTCTCTGTATGGGGAATTATTTGAGAGAAGCCCTCACGAAAGGCGCAATAAATAAGAAGTGCGATGCCGGCAATGATAAAGCGCACACCCCCGAGATAAAAGGGCGGGATGAGTTCTGTAGAGATTAAAAATTTGCCAGTGGGAAAGGATGATCCCATAAAGAAAGTCGCCACAAGTAGGAGCGCTACAAACTTAAGATGTTGTCGGTCAGCCATGATATTTTCTCCCCATTTTCGATGAGCTATAAAATGATGATTTTGGAAAATGGTTTTTTATCATATAGTTATGCTATTTTGGTGCGGTTGTAAAAAGTGCAAAAGGCGCTAAGTGAACAATTGTGCGAAAGTGGTCGTTATGGATGATTTATAGCATTTTTACTATCTTAATGAAATTATTTTGAAAGCTACCGAGAAAGCGCTAAGTAGTGTAAAATAACTCGTTTTGTAGAAGTTCTATTTTATATAGGACATTAAGATAGAAAGAGAGAGATTTATTGATATGGCGATCTTAAATGTGATTACTGTTCCGCATCCAACTTTAAGAGCAAAAGCAGAGCCGGTGACGGAATTTGATGATGCGTTAAAAACATTTGTAGCGGATATGTTAGAGACGATGTATGCAGAAAAAGGTGTTGGGCTTGCGGCAAACCAAGTGAACGTTTTAAAACGTGTATTTGTCACAGATTGCTCAGAAGAGCGAGATGATCCTAGAGTCTTTATTAATCCGGAAATTATTGCAGAATCTGAAGAGACAGATGCTGCTGAAGAGGGATGCCTCTCGTTGCCAACAATGTATAGCGGTCCGATTATTCGTCCTGAGAAAATTACAGTTCGAGCGCAAGATGCTAATGGGGATTTTTTCGAATTAGAAGCCGATCAGTTATTAGGGCGTTGTATTCAGCATGAATTAGACCATTTAAATGGGGTGCTTTTCATCGATTACTTATCTCGAATGAAGCAACAACGTGTTTTGAAAAAGCTGGAAAAAGTCTTAAAAGAGCGTGAGCGTGAAGAGGCAGAAGCTTAACTCATCGCATCAATCATCCCTAAGGAGATAAAGGATTAACCTTTAGTAAATCTCTTTATGATAAATGATAGGTTTTACGCGCTGTTTCAAAGATATTTAAAGCTGTTTAAAAGAAGATTAGTAAAGAGGAAGTAGGTAATGAGTTTACGAATTATTTTTGCAGGAACCCCAGAATTTTCAGTGCCGACATTAGAGGCGTTGATTGGGAGTGAGCATGAAGTTGTTGCGGTGTATACGCAGCCGGATCGTCCTCGAGGCAGAGGTAAGAAGATGCAGTTTACGCCTATTAAAGAAGTTGCTCTAAAACATGATATTCCTGTATACCAACCTCTTTCTCTTCGTAATAGTGAAGCACAAGAGGAGTTAGCTTTGCTTAATGCTGATTTAATGATTGTGGTCGCTTATGGCTTAATTTTGCCAGAGGCAGTATTGAAAGCTCCAAAACTTGGTTGCTTAAATATTCATGCTTCCTTACTACCAAGATGGAGAGGCGCTGCGCCTATTCACCGCGCGATTGAAGCTGGGGATGATAAAACTGGCGTTGCAATCATGCAGATGGATAAAGGATTAGATACCGGCGATGTTTGGAGTGAGGCTTCTGTCGCTATTACCCCAGAAACAACAATGATCGAGCTTCATGATACGTTAAAAGTATTGGGCGCTAAGTTACTTTTAGAGACGATTCCAACAGTTGTTGCAGGTGAAAAAAGCCCCCAAAAACAGCTAGAGGAAGGGATCACTTATGCTGAGAAAATCTCTAAAGAGGAAGCAAAGGTGAATTGGGAAGAAGACCATGAAACAATTATGCGAAAAATCCATGCCTTTAATCCATTTCCTGGGGCTTTTACGAGCATTGATGGGGAGTTGTTAAAGCTCTTTAGAGTTGCAAAGACCGCCAATAAGTCACAAGCTACGGCCGGCACTTTGCGTGTTGAAGCGGATAAAATTTATGTTGTGACAGGCGATGGCTTTGAGCTTGAGATTTTAGAGCTGCAAGTAGCGGGTAAAAGAAAAATGGAGAGTGCGCTCTTTATTAAAGGTCACGAAATTAATCAAAAGGTATGTCAATAGATGGCAATTAAAGAAGCGCTATATCCAAAATTAATGAATAATCTAAGGTTTGTCGCAGTGGAGATTCTTAACGCTGTTTTGCATGGAGAATCCTTAACAGATGCGTTGCCTCGTTTATCGGGAAATTTAAGTGATAGTGACAAACGGTTTGTGCAACATCTCTTATTTGGCACATTAAGACAATATGATGCATTAGATGATCGGGTTTCGCAGATGCTCTCAAAGCCAATTAAAGCTGCTGAGATTGAAGTGAAATTAGCACAGATTTTAGCAGCCTATGAGTTAACAGAGATGGCAACTGCGGAATATGCCATTTTAAATAACTGGGTTAATCTTATTAAAGAGATGGGTAAGCTTTGGGCTGCGGGATTAACAAATGCGATTTTAAGAAATATTCAAAGAGGGAAATTACCCCCTGCAAAATTCCTGGCCGGTAAGAGTAATATGCCAGCATGGTTTGCAAAACGGGTTGAAACGCAGTGGGGTGAGAAAGCGTTAGAAGAGATCGGAACCTTTTATCAGCTTCATCCTGAGATGATTTTGCGCGTTAATTTACAAAAAAATAGTCGAGAAGCGTATTTAGAGAAATTAAAAGCGGCAAGTATTCCGGCGATGGCACACCATTTTGTAGAAACAGCGATTGTATTAGAAGAACCTGTCAGTGTGGATGTTTTACCGGGGTTTTCAAATGGGGATGTGAGTGTTCAAGATGCCTCCGCTCAGTTAGCTGCGCAGCTTTTGGATCTACAAGAAGGGATGATCGTTTTAGATGCCTGCTCCGCACCAGGTGGAAAAACAACGGCGATTTTAGAAAGAGCGCCAAAACTGCAAAAGTTAGTGGCTTTAGATAGCTCAAAAGAGCGTCTTACTAGAGTTGTGGAGAATGTTGAGCGTGTTTGTGGGCAAGTCCCTGATTTTGTCTCAATTGAAGCCATTCCTTGCGAAGTTTATGAAACTGATCAGATGTTTGATCGCATTTTATTAGATGTGCCGTGTTCAGCTACCGGCATTATGCATCGCCATCCGGATATTAAGCGTTTGCGTTTAGCGTCGGATATTAATAACTTAAAAGGGATTCAGGCTGAAATTTTAGCACACGCATGGAAGCAGTTAAAAGTGGGCGGTAAGTTGTTGTATGCGACTTGTTCAATCTTAAAAGATGAAAATGAGCAGCAGATTCGCCATTTCTTAAAATCTGAAAAAAGTGCAAGTGAGATCAAATTTGAGCTCCCCTTTGCAGAAGCTAGAGATGTTGGTGTGCAAATTCTTCCTCGATATTTTGAATCTGAAAAGAGTGTTGATGGCTTTTATTACGCGTTACTAGAGAAGGTTGCATTTGAATCATAGGTAAAACCTTAGGTAAATCATATTGATGAGATTAGATCGGTTTGTAAAAAGAGATAGACGATGGGGAAGTGGTTTATTAACCGCTTCTCAAAACTTGCTATCTTTTTTTTATAGCGATTTTATCAAAAGATCTCATCTTTTATTACTGATAATGATAAGTGGATTATTGCTACCACTACAATGGAGTGAAGCTGCGCCAAAGCAATCTTCCTTAGAAGTTCAAAGTGTTAGAAGTGATTTTTATCAAGCCGGTTCAGCGATGGCACGTATTCGAGATACTGACCAACTATTAAATGGTACTTTGACTAAAGTGGATATGTTGCTATCGATTAAAAGCGATATTGTGATGAGTGAAGAGCAGACGCAGATGCTGTTAAATGGAATCCCCTTAACATTTGTGTATGATATTCGTATTCAAGAGAAAGGTTTTTGGAGTTTTTGGAATGGCAATAATTATGCCAAAGAGATTCGCTATCTACTCTTTTATCATGGGCTCTCTAAGCAATTTGTTGTGCGAGATATTGAGACAAAGAAACAGCATAGTTATCCTACTTTGAGTTTAGCGTTATTTTCAATTTCAACGCCTAGTAATATTGAGTTTAAGTTAATGGATGAGGATGGATTTAAGATCGGTGATTATCAGGGAGAAGCAAAGCTTTGGCTAGATATTGAAGCGCTTCCTACGCCCCTTCGGATTCCGGCATATCTATCGAAAAATTGGTGGTTAAATTCCAGCTGGTATAAATGGGAGCTGAAAATATGATGAGTCTATTGCGTAAACATGCTTTTACGCTTTTTATTCTGCTCTCGGTACTATTAACGATTATCCTTGGAGTGATGGTCCGCTCTATTGAGTCAGCGGCGCTTTATACTCGTTATTACACCTGGATTATTGTGGCAGGTGCAATTTGCTATCTCTCTTTAATTTCCCTTGTGACTTACTTTTTAATCCAGCTCTTTCAGGGGGTTCGTAAAAAGCGATTAGGCGCTCGTTTAAATGCGAGAATGATGATGTTCTTCTCAGGACTCTCTGTTGTGCCGATTGTAATTTTATTCCTCTTTGCAGGATTGATGATTCAAAGAGGGATTGATAGCTGGTTTGATGAGTCTTTAGATCAAGGGTTTGATGATGCATTAACGCTAGCACAATCAGCGCTTGAAACTCGCCGCTTAGATGCTTTAGAAATCACCCAATCTATAGGGGATCGAGTTGCGCAATTAAACTCATTAGATTTAGCTTATGAGCTTGAGAATTTACGCTTTGATGCGAACGCAATGGATCTTACGGTCTTTGATCATCGAGGACGAATCTTAGCAACAAGTTCTAGTAATACCACTGTTAATCTTCCAGAATTACCTAATGACATTGTTTTAATGAGTGTCTTTAATGATATGGATTATGTCTGGCTTGAACCTGTGGGAGATGATGAGTTACAGGTACGAGTCATCATTCGCGTTGATTCCGATGTCCCAAGAGTGGTACAAGCCATTTATGAAATTCCCCCACGCTATACAGAGTTAGGGCTCTCAACGCAGCGTTCTGTAGAGAGCTATAAACAATATAAAACCTTACAAGAATCTTTAAAGGGGCAATTAATTGCAATTTTGACATTAGTATCATTATTAGCAATTTTGCTCGCATTAGGGGGATCTTACTTTGCAACGCGGCGTTTAGTGAATCCTATTCGCCGGCTTTCAATTGCTTCTAAATCAGTTTCTGAAGGGAATTTTGATCGAGAAATTACCGTAAAATCTAATGATGAGATCGGTTTTTTAACAGAATCCTTTAATGAGATGATTATGAAGCTTCGTCAATCAAATGAAGCGGAAAAGGCCTCCCAAAGACTTTTAGTGGCGCAGCGCTCTTATCTTGAAGCGGTATTAGCAAATCTCTCATCTGGTGTTTTAGTATTTGATAATCACGGCAGAATTAGAACCTTTAATGAAGCGGCGCTCTCGATCTTAGGCACTGATCGTGCGCTTTTACAGCGCTTAAAATTAGGAGAGCCTGAAACGATCGATGAAACATTAGGATTTTTCTTTTCCCCACTTGCAGATTATCTTTTGAAAAAATCCTTAGGAGAAGAGACCGATCGTTTAGAAGTGATGCGCGTTGAAAAAGGTATTACCCAGATTTTATCGGTGCGTACATCTGAGCCTCTTGAGAATCGCAGTTTGCCAAGTGGTTATGCGATCGTCTTTGATGATATTACGCAATTGATTAACTCAGAGCGGGAAGCTGCTTGGGGGGAAGTTGCAAGGCGTCTTGCCCATGAGATTAAAAACCCCTTAACGCCGATTCAGTTATCCGCTGAGCGCATGGCCTTTAAGCTAAAAGAAAAGCTCGAGATAGAAGATCAATTTTTATTAGAAAAATCAACGCAGACGATTATCACCCAAGTAAATGCGATGAAGAAGATGGTGAATGCTTTCAGCCAATATGCAAGAGCGCCAAAGATTAACCTTAAGAAAATTGATATTACAATTTTAGCAGAAGAGGTTACCTTCCTTTATAGCGATTATGTTCGCGGTGTTGAGGTGATATTATTAAGGCCTAAAAAATCTATCTATGTGAATGGGGATGAGATTCGGCTACGTCAGCTTTTTCATAATCTCATTAAAAATGCGATTGAAGCATGCCAAGAAGATAAAGAGAATTTAGATGGAAAAGTGGTAGTAGATCTGCAATTGCAAGATGAAGCGACCTTAATTTTAAGAGTAAATGATAATGGAAGCGGTATTGATGAATCCCTTATCAATCGAATGTTTGAGCCTTATGTTTCTACTAAATCAAAAGGAACGGGCTTAGGTTTATCTGTAGTGAAAAAAATTGTTGAAGAACATAATGGTAGAATTGCGATCTATTCTGGCAAAGATAGAGTTGGAACGCAGGTTGAAGTGATACTACCTATTTATCAGGAAATAGAAGAAGGAAAAGATGATGTCGAATAAAGTCAATAAACAGTGGGGCGGACGTTTCTCAGAGAGTACAGATGCATTTGTGCAAGCCTTTACAGGATCTGTGAACTTTGATCAACGTATGTACGCTGAAGATATCGCTGGCTCGCTTGCGCACGCAGAGATGCTCTCTACGCAAGGGATTTTGACAGAAGAAGACTTTAAATTGATTAAAGAGGGTTTAGCAGCAGTAAAAAAAGAGATTGAAGCTGGTGAATTCCCATGGTCAATTGAGCTTGAAGATGTGCATATGAATATCGAGTCAAGCTTAACTGAAAAAATTGGTATTGCTGGAAAACGCTTACATACAGGCCGTTCACGTAATGATCAGGTGGCAACAGATATCCGTCTTTGGCTTCGTAATCAACTAGATTTGATTGATGCGGAATTAAAGCGCCTTCAAGAAGGAATTTTAGAAGTCGCAGAAAAAGAGCATGATACGATTATGCCAGGATTTACGCATCTTCAAGTTGCGCAGCCAATTACTTTTGGTCATCATTTAATGGCATGGTTTGAGATGATTAAACGTGATAGATCACGTTTTCAAGATTGTCGTAAACGCCTTAATATTTCACCATTAGGGGCAGCTGCACTTGCCGGAACTACTTATCCGATTGATCGTCATC
The nucleotide sequence above comes from Ignatzschineria rhizosphaerae. Encoded proteins:
- the rsmB gene encoding 16S rRNA (cytosine(967)-C(5))-methyltransferase RsmB — its product is MAIKEALYPKLMNNLRFVAVEILNAVLHGESLTDALPRLSGNLSDSDKRFVQHLLFGTLRQYDALDDRVSQMLSKPIKAAEIEVKLAQILAAYELTEMATAEYAILNNWVNLIKEMGKLWAAGLTNAILRNIQRGKLPPAKFLAGKSNMPAWFAKRVETQWGEKALEEIGTFYQLHPEMILRVNLQKNSREAYLEKLKAASIPAMAHHFVETAIVLEEPVSVDVLPGFSNGDVSVQDASAQLAAQLLDLQEGMIVLDACSAPGGKTTAILERAPKLQKLVALDSSKERLTRVVENVERVCGQVPDFVSIEAIPCEVYETDQMFDRILLDVPCSATGIMHRHPDIKRLRLASDINNLKGIQAEILAHAWKQLKVGGKLLYATCSILKDENEQQIRHFLKSEKSASEIKFELPFAEARDVGVQILPRYFESEKSVDGFYYALLEKVAFES
- the fmt gene encoding methionyl-tRNA formyltransferase — translated: MSLRIIFAGTPEFSVPTLEALIGSEHEVVAVYTQPDRPRGRGKKMQFTPIKEVALKHDIPVYQPLSLRNSEAQEELALLNADLMIVVAYGLILPEAVLKAPKLGCLNIHASLLPRWRGAAPIHRAIEAGDDKTGVAIMQMDKGLDTGDVWSEASVAITPETTMIELHDTLKVLGAKLLLETIPTVVAGEKSPQKQLEEGITYAEKISKEEAKVNWEEDHETIMRKIHAFNPFPGAFTSIDGELLKLFRVAKTANKSQATAGTLRVEADKIYVVTGDGFELEILELQVAGKRKMESALFIKGHEINQKVCQ
- a CDS encoding sensor histidine kinase, which codes for MMSLLRKHAFTLFILLSVLLTIILGVMVRSIESAALYTRYYTWIIVAGAICYLSLISLVTYFLIQLFQGVRKKRLGARLNARMMMFFSGLSVVPIVILFLFAGLMIQRGIDSWFDESLDQGFDDALTLAQSALETRRLDALEITQSIGDRVAQLNSLDLAYELENLRFDANAMDLTVFDHRGRILATSSSNTTVNLPELPNDIVLMSVFNDMDYVWLEPVGDDELQVRVIIRVDSDVPRVVQAIYEIPPRYTELGLSTQRSVESYKQYKTLQESLKGQLIAILTLVSLLAILLALGGSYFATRRLVNPIRRLSIASKSVSEGNFDREITVKSNDEIGFLTESFNEMIMKLRQSNEAEKASQRLLVAQRSYLEAVLANLSSGVLVFDNHGRIRTFNEAALSILGTDRALLQRLKLGEPETIDETLGFFFSPLADYLLKKSLGEETDRLEVMRVEKGITQILSVRTSEPLENRSLPSGYAIVFDDITQLINSEREAAWGEVARRLAHEIKNPLTPIQLSAERMAFKLKEKLEIEDQFLLEKSTQTIITQVNAMKKMVNAFSQYARAPKINLKKIDITILAEEVTFLYSDYVRGVEVILLRPKKSIYVNGDEIRLRQLFHNLIKNAIEACQEDKENLDGKVVVDLQLQDEATLILRVNDNGSGIDESLINRMFEPYVSTKSKGTGLGLSVVKKIVEEHNGRIAIYSGKDRVGTQVEVILPIYQEIEEGKDDVE
- a CDS encoding DUF4390 domain-containing protein gives rise to the protein MRLDRFVKRDRRWGSGLLTASQNLLSFFYSDFIKRSHLLLLIMISGLLLPLQWSEAAPKQSSLEVQSVRSDFYQAGSAMARIRDTDQLLNGTLTKVDMLLSIKSDIVMSEEQTQMLLNGIPLTFVYDIRIQEKGFWSFWNGNNYAKEIRYLLFYHGLSKQFVVRDIETKKQHSYPTLSLALFSISTPSNIEFKLMDEDGFKIGDYQGEAKLWLDIEALPTPLRIPAYLSKNWWLNSSWYKWELKI